A window of Syngnathoides biaculeatus isolate LvHL_M chromosome 9, ASM1980259v1, whole genome shotgun sequence contains these coding sequences:
- the fam193a gene encoding protein FAM193A isoform X2: MSPTDAKRGAKRRKNKRGGGGSCSAVCNSATSSGVVGGKAGVASAIGCAAAPPAAGFLAPSAGGGMGSVTGINGELKVNNSVTPQFTEGPVNADFTGVLQTPFTFGLNQRAPYTAGDRCLLCRCERSKDGLRPSEAGVPEHRNGAPEAGQPPAALPLPLWVCSDCRRTVEKEDRHTTLEQLGSQDFLLHMPVSNGTLGPDMAAAADRLSAPTPPMLPAPDLATPMPGDAACGCEACNERREISSESERESQQLQKHWSEVRYLVRCIYRQAGTPLADDRDQPLERDKEGMKELVDRLCEKDPYQLYQRLEQQAREYVLEMKVRLLKHLSAGSKTSPGPAEVGTATASPAAAQGPPQAYQFVSLLLEEYSALCQAARTISGFLLTLENEHLQKFHVTWELHNKHLFENLVFSDPILHSSLPALVAQLKHGTASHDSYSEDMYRSLLESHQRLEQEMANVACEWQECEKRIDNYVDEQLLFKVEGQSFTNQRTEPHKSPLGKNTLKTKQRMLKEDWEFFKQRRYIEEQLPNNKKLPCGDNFTDTMRMLSSRLSIPDCPNCNYRRRCTCDDCSLSHILTCGIMDSPISEDLPIKLPMQGEATPQEYLAQVHRPSLSSGSSASGSNSSSPITVQRHPRLVLPAGDSNTFVSDDEEVPPMSAKFADMYPVSAYQDNGVVTVNGHRNDVNGSGGFNTAQNASPPSSSSSSEGDVEEGRRQQETNSPPPSYNHQQQVEQVQHACECHVCNQDTTSANILGPVGCLPSGRLHSAPPTAAAVGHQFFADNSKTTTNPALHLYPHIHGHIPLHNFSRPLLHPTLYPPSPPLMHNKPLPPNSTTDHSVATQPAFSPTLPEHVYQNSFGGVGGGGGGGGGGGGGGGAGAGDWNSSLQCLSLNFESLWDAAVMKSLDQSISQVLLPELLQDEILDPPLADVPLPPTPAGPQADHHHHHPLLPSAPASHPSSSSSSSLSSCSSSEAREQKKNGAKKKCLYNFQEAFLETNRVTMATSASMASVSCTATTVQSNDVFHSLGKEDHRQVSSASLRNNPTALSPLPPLSGPSLPPAPAAHLPAIVPQSFPKMAAPAPDLGEVHPSLCLPPAEPAISSVDGPLSAPPSVCSDPDCEGHRCEGNRAYEHPAYDGEESQDEDSCSEHSSSTSTSTNQKEGKYCDCCYCEFFGHGGPPAAPTSRNYAEMREKLRLRLTKRKEEQPKREEQQPMPEREGPGGGSAGGVEDHRRVEDLLQFINSADSKPVSSSKAAKRARHKQKKMEEKARQEAEAQQEEQRRRQEEEEAALQRELLRLQELQQRHLAAKKKKKDKAKENTAPTPNNNNPQPLKQTAQNVLDHLRNGKSQLLQNLICPKDLRPEPRANGERGFSHLHNRNADVKVKAKPAAKLVSCNHAPVKKDAEVPTSGGGVNPAETKATRTRPVEAPAPPSVPRNNNRSTSGKRQLKEDHRQSTPAPNPFPSPPPHLHPQLPPPSQSEHTEQNGKPPSAESPQPKGKAKKNKKKKGDKMNTSIDDVFLPKDIDLDSTEMDETEREVEYFKRFCLDSARQTRQRLSINWSNFSLKKATYAAH, encoded by the exons ATGAGTCCAACCGATGCTAAGCGAGGGGCTAAACGCAGGAAGAACAAGCGGGGCGGTGGCGGTAGCTGCAGTGCCGTCTGCAATAGCGCCACTAGCAGCGGCGTCGTCGGCGGCAAGGCCGGGGTCGCCTCGGCCATCGGCTGCGCGGCAGCTCCTCCGGCTGCCGGCTTCCTCGCGCCTTCCGCGGGCGGCGGCATGGGCTCCGTGACGGGCATCAACGGAGAG CTCAAAGTCAACAACAGTGTCACGCCACAATTCACAGAAGGACCGGTCAACGCTGATTTCACCGGAGTCCTTCAG ACCCCCTTCACGTTCGGCCTGAACCAGCGAGCCCCGTACACAGCCGGCGACCGCTGCCTCCTGTGCCGGTGCGAGCGCAGCAAAGACGGCCTGCGGCCTTCGGAAGCGGGCGTCCCTGAGCATCGGAACGGCGCACCAGAGGCGGGCCAGCCGCCCGCTGCCCTCCCGCTACCGCTGTGGGTGTGCTCGGACTGCCGGCGCACCGTGGAGAAGGAGGACCGGCACACGACGTTGGAGCAGCTGGGG AGTCAGGACTTCCTTTTGCACATGCCTGTGAGTAATGGCACCCTGGGCCCGGACATGGCGGCAGCGGCGGACAGGCTGAGCGCGCCCACCCCGCCCATGCTTCCCGCCCCTGACCTCGCCACACCCATGCCCGGCGACGCAGCGTGCGGCTGCGAGGCCTGCAACGAGAGGCG AGAGATTTCATCCGAGTCTGAGCGGGAGTCGCAGCAGCTGCAGAAACACTGGTCGGAGGTGCGCTACCTTGTGCGCTGTATCTACCGGCAGGCAGGGACGCCGTTGGCGGACGACCGGGACCAGCCGCTGGAGAGAGACAAGGAGGGCATGAAGGAGTTGGTAGACAG ACTCTGCGAGAAGGACCCCTACCAGCTGTACCAGCGTCTGGAGCAGCAGGCCCGAGAGTATGTGCTGGAGATGAAGGTGCGGCTCCTCAAGCACTTGTCGGCCGGTTCCAAGACGTCCCCAGGACCCGCCGAGGTGGGGACGGCGACGGCGTCACCGGCCGCCGCCCAGGGACCCCCACAGGCCTACCAGTTTGTGTCCCTGCTGCTGGAGGAGTACAGCGCCCTCTGCCAGGCGGCGCGCACCATCAGCGGCTTCCTGCTCACCCTG GAGAATGAGCACCTCCAGAAGTTCCATGTTACGTGGGAGCTGCACAACAAGCACCTTTTTGAGAACCTGGTGTTCTCGGACCCCATCTTGCACAGCAGCTTACCTGCACTCGTTGCACAGCTCAA ACACGGCACTGCCTCGCACGACTCGTACAGCGAGGACATGTACAGAAGCTTGCTGGAGAGCCACCAGCGGCTAGAGCAGGAGATGGCGAACGTGGCCTGCGAGTGGCAGGAGTGCGAGAAGAGGATTGACAACTACGTCGACGAACAG TTACTGTTCAAAGTCGAGGGCCAGAGTTTTACCAACCAAAGAACAGAGCCGCACAAGTCGCCGCTCGGGAAAAAT ACTTTAAAGACGAAGCAGCGAATGCTCAAAGAAGACTGGGAGTTCTTCAAGCAGCGGCGGTACATTGAAGAACAG TTACCGAACAATAAGAAGCTGCCTTGTGGAGACAACTTCACAGACACCATGAGAATGCTTTCGTCGCGTCTGAGTATTCCCGACTGTCCCAACTGCAACTATCGAAGAag GTGCACGTGTGACGACTGCAGCCTTTCGCATATCCTAACGTGCGGCATCATGGACTCGCCCATATCAGAGGACCTGCCCATCAAGTTGCCCATGCAGGGTGAAGCCACCCCTCAGGAGTACCTGGCCCAGGTACACCGACCCAGCCTCTCCTCTGGCAGCTCGGCGTCGGGCTCCAATTCCAGCTCCCCCATCACCGTCCAGCGGCATCCCCGACTTGTCCTCCCTGCCGGGGACAGCAACACTTT TGTCAGTGATGACGAAGAAGTGCCTCCAATGTCCGCAAAGTTCGCGGACATGTACCCAGTGAGCGCTTACCAGGACAACGGCGTGGTGACTGTCAACGGACACCGTAATGACGTTAACGGCAGTGGCGGGTTCAACACTGCACAAAACGCG TCGCCTCCTAGCAGCAGTAGCTCGTCTGAAGGCGACGTAGAGGAAGGAAGGCGGCAACAGGAGACGAATAGTCCTCCTCCGTCGTACAACCACCAGCAGCAG GTAGAGCAGGTCCAGCATGCGTGCGAGTGCCACGTGTGTAACCAGGACACAACTTCTGCCAACATCCTGGGCCCTGTCGGATGTCTTCCCTCGGGGCGACTCCACTCGGCGCCTCCCACCGCCGCTGCCGTGGGCCACCAGTTCTTCGCGGACAACAGCAAGACGACGACCAACCCCGCCCTCCACCTGTACCCGCACATCCACGGACACATACCACTGCATAACTTCTCCAGGCCGCTGCTGCACCCCACGCTTTACCCGCCCAGTCCTCCCCTCATGCACAACAAG CCTTTGCCTCCCAACTCCACAACCGACCATTCGGTAGCCACACAGCCGGCCTTCAGCCCCACGCTACCCGAGCATGTGTACCAAAACAGCTTCGGCGGTGTTGGtggaggtggcggcggcggtggcggtggcggcggtGGAGGTGGAGCAGGAGCAGGTGACTGGAACAGCTCACTGCAGTGCCTCTCGCTCAACTTTGAGAGTCTGTGGGATGCCGCCGTGATGAAAAGCTTGGATCAATCAATCAGTCAAGTGCTGCTCCCAGAGTTGCTGCAAG ATGAAATCCTGGACCCTCCCCTCGCCGACGTCCCCCTCCCGCCGACACCCGCCGGCCCCCAGGcggaccaccaccaccaccaccccctgcTGCCCTCCGCTCCTGCTTCCCACCCTTCCTCGTCATCCTCTTCGTCCCTGTCCTCGTGTTCGTCGTCAGAGGCCCGCGAGCAGAAGAAGAACGGCGCCAAGAAGAAGTGTCTGTACAACTTCCAAGAAGCCTTCCTGGAGACCAACCGGGTGACGATGGCGACGTCTGCATCCATGGCGTCCGTGTCATGCACCGCCACCACTGTCCAGTCAA ATGACGTATTTCACAGTTTGGGTAAAGAGGACCACCGGCAAGtctcctcagcctccctccGAAACAACCCCACCGCACTCAGCCCCCTCCCACCGCTCTCCGGCCCTTCCCTTCCGCCGGCCCCCGCCGCCCACCTCCCTGCCATAGTGCCGCAGTCGTTCCCCAAAATGGCCGCCCCAGCGCCGGACTTAGGGGAGGTCCACCCTAGTCTGTGCCTCCCGCCGGCCGAACCAGCCATTTCCTCGGTGGACGGTCCACTGAGTGCGCCGCCCAGCGTTTGCAG TGATCCTGACTGCGAGGGGCACCGCTGCGAGGGGAACAGGGCTTACGAGCACCCGGCCTACGACGGTGAGGAGAGCCAGGATGAGGACAGCTGCTCGGAACACAgctcttccacctccacctccaccaaCCAGAAGGAAGGAAAGTACTGCGACTGCTGCTACTGCGAATTCTTCGGACACGGCGGG CCCCCGGCAGCGCCAACCAGCCGCAACTACGCTGAAATGCGCGAGAAGCTGCGCCTGCGCCTGACCAAGCGCAAGGAGGAGCAGCCCAAGCGCGAGGAGCAGCAGCCGATGCCCGAACGCGAAGGCCCGGGCGGCGGCAGCGCCGGCGGCGTCGAGGACCACCGGCGGGTGGAAGACCTGCTGCAGTTCATCAACAGCGCAGACAGCAAACCGGTATCCAGCTCTAAAGCGGCCAAGCGGGCTCGCCACAAACagaagaagatggaggagaaggCCCGGCAGGAGGCCGAGGCACAGCAGGAGGAGCAGCGGAGGcggcaggaggaggaagaggcggCGCTCCAACGCGAGCTCCTCCGGCTGCAGGAGCTCCAGCAGCGACACTTGGCcgccaaaaagaagaagaaggacaaaGCCAAGGAGAATACTGCGCCTAcgccaaacaacaacaacccgcAACCCCTCAAGCAGACGGCCCAGAACGTGCTGGACCACCTGCGCAACGGCAAGTCGCAGCTCCTCCAGAACCTCATCTGCCCCAAAGACCTCCGGCCGGAACCCCGAGCCAACGGCGAGCGGGGCTTCTCCCACCTCCACAACCGCAACGCCGACGTCAAAGTCAAAGCCAAGCCCGCGGCCAAGCTCGTCAGCTGCAACCACGCTCCGGTCAAGAAAGATGCAGAAGTGCCCACCAGCGGCGGCGGGGTCAACCCGGCGGAGACCAAAGCGACGCGCACCAGGCCCGTCGAGGCGCCCGCCCCTCCCTCGGTACCCAGGAACAACAACAGGAGCACCAGCGGGAAAAGGCAGCTGAAGGAAGACCACCGGCAAAGCACGCCCGCGCCCAACCCCTTTCCATCGCCGCCTCCTCATCTTCACCCCCagcttcctcctccatcccagTCAGAACACACAGAGCAGAACGGTAAACCCCCCAGCGCGGAGTCCCCCCAGCCCAAAGGCAAAgccaagaagaacaagaagaagaagggggacAAGATGAACACATCCATAG ACGACGTGTTCCTGCCCAAAGACATAGATCTGGACAGCACTGAGATGGATGAGACTGAGCGAGAGGTGGAGTATTTCaaaag gtTCTGTTTGGACTCCGCCCGGCAGACACGACAGCGGTTGTCAATCAACTGGTCCAACTTTAGCTTGAAAAAGGCCACCTACGCAGCACACTGA
- the fam193a gene encoding protein FAM193A isoform X1, giving the protein MSPTDAKRGAKRRKNKRGGGGSCSAVCNSATSSGVVGGKAGVASAIGCAAAPPAAGFLAPSAGGGMGSVTGINGELKVNNSVTPQFTEGPVNADFTGVLQTPFTFGLNQRAPYTAGDRCLLCRCERSKDGLRPSEAGVPEHRNGAPEAGQPPAALPLPLWVCSDCRRTVEKEDRHTTLEQLGSQDFLLHMPVSNGTLGPDMAAAADRLSAPTPPMLPAPDLATPMPGDAACGCEACNERREISSESERESQQLQKHWSEVRYLVRCIYRQAGTPLADDRDQPLERDKEGMKELVDRLCEKDPYQLYQRLEQQAREYVLEMKVRLLKHLSAGSKTSPGPAEVGTATASPAAAQGPPQAYQFVSLLLEEYSALCQAARTISGFLLTLENEHLQKFHVTWELHNKHLFENLVFSDPILHSSLPALVAQLKHGTASHDSYSEDMYRSLLESHQRLEQEMANVACEWQECEKRIDNYVDEQLLFKVEGQSFTNQRTEPHKSPLGKNTLKTKQRMLKEDWEFFKQRRYIEEQLPNNKKLPCGDNFTDTMRMLSSRLSIPDCPNCNYRRRCTCDDCSLSHILTCGIMDSPISEDLPIKLPMQGEATPQEYLAQVHRPSLSSGSSASGSNSSSPITVQRHPRLVLPAGDSNTFVSDDEEVPPMSAKFADMYPVSAYQDNGVVTVNGHRNDVNGSGGFNTAQNASPPSSSSSSEGDVEEGRRQQETNSPPPSYNHQQQVEQVQHACECHVCNQDTTSANILGPVGCLPSGRLHSAPPTAAAVGHQFFADNSKTTTNPALHLYPHIHGHIPLHNFSRPLLHPTLYPPSPPLMHNKPLPPNSTTDHSVATQPAFSPTLPEHVYQNSFGGVGGGGGGGGGGGGGGGAGAGDWNSSLQCLSLNFESLWDAAVMKSLDQSISQVLLPELLQDEILDPPLADVPLPPTPAGPQADHHHHHPLLPSAPASHPSSSSSSSLSSCSSSEAREQKKNGAKKKCLYNFQEAFLETNRVTMATSASMASVSCTATTVQSSNNLPIHLSSKTSLDDVFHSLGKEDHRQVSSASLRNNPTALSPLPPLSGPSLPPAPAAHLPAIVPQSFPKMAAPAPDLGEVHPSLCLPPAEPAISSVDGPLSAPPSVCSDPDCEGHRCEGNRAYEHPAYDGEESQDEDSCSEHSSSTSTSTNQKEGKYCDCCYCEFFGHGGPPAAPTSRNYAEMREKLRLRLTKRKEEQPKREEQQPMPEREGPGGGSAGGVEDHRRVEDLLQFINSADSKPVSSSKAAKRARHKQKKMEEKARQEAEAQQEEQRRRQEEEEAALQRELLRLQELQQRHLAAKKKKKDKAKENTAPTPNNNNPQPLKQTAQNVLDHLRNGKSQLLQNLICPKDLRPEPRANGERGFSHLHNRNADVKVKAKPAAKLVSCNHAPVKKDAEVPTSGGGVNPAETKATRTRPVEAPAPPSVPRNNNRSTSGKRQLKEDHRQSTPAPNPFPSPPPHLHPQLPPPSQSEHTEQNGKPPSAESPQPKGKAKKNKKKKGDKMNTSIDDVFLPKDIDLDSTEMDETEREVEYFKRFCLDSARQTRQRLSINWSNFSLKKATYAAH; this is encoded by the exons ATGAGTCCAACCGATGCTAAGCGAGGGGCTAAACGCAGGAAGAACAAGCGGGGCGGTGGCGGTAGCTGCAGTGCCGTCTGCAATAGCGCCACTAGCAGCGGCGTCGTCGGCGGCAAGGCCGGGGTCGCCTCGGCCATCGGCTGCGCGGCAGCTCCTCCGGCTGCCGGCTTCCTCGCGCCTTCCGCGGGCGGCGGCATGGGCTCCGTGACGGGCATCAACGGAGAG CTCAAAGTCAACAACAGTGTCACGCCACAATTCACAGAAGGACCGGTCAACGCTGATTTCACCGGAGTCCTTCAG ACCCCCTTCACGTTCGGCCTGAACCAGCGAGCCCCGTACACAGCCGGCGACCGCTGCCTCCTGTGCCGGTGCGAGCGCAGCAAAGACGGCCTGCGGCCTTCGGAAGCGGGCGTCCCTGAGCATCGGAACGGCGCACCAGAGGCGGGCCAGCCGCCCGCTGCCCTCCCGCTACCGCTGTGGGTGTGCTCGGACTGCCGGCGCACCGTGGAGAAGGAGGACCGGCACACGACGTTGGAGCAGCTGGGG AGTCAGGACTTCCTTTTGCACATGCCTGTGAGTAATGGCACCCTGGGCCCGGACATGGCGGCAGCGGCGGACAGGCTGAGCGCGCCCACCCCGCCCATGCTTCCCGCCCCTGACCTCGCCACACCCATGCCCGGCGACGCAGCGTGCGGCTGCGAGGCCTGCAACGAGAGGCG AGAGATTTCATCCGAGTCTGAGCGGGAGTCGCAGCAGCTGCAGAAACACTGGTCGGAGGTGCGCTACCTTGTGCGCTGTATCTACCGGCAGGCAGGGACGCCGTTGGCGGACGACCGGGACCAGCCGCTGGAGAGAGACAAGGAGGGCATGAAGGAGTTGGTAGACAG ACTCTGCGAGAAGGACCCCTACCAGCTGTACCAGCGTCTGGAGCAGCAGGCCCGAGAGTATGTGCTGGAGATGAAGGTGCGGCTCCTCAAGCACTTGTCGGCCGGTTCCAAGACGTCCCCAGGACCCGCCGAGGTGGGGACGGCGACGGCGTCACCGGCCGCCGCCCAGGGACCCCCACAGGCCTACCAGTTTGTGTCCCTGCTGCTGGAGGAGTACAGCGCCCTCTGCCAGGCGGCGCGCACCATCAGCGGCTTCCTGCTCACCCTG GAGAATGAGCACCTCCAGAAGTTCCATGTTACGTGGGAGCTGCACAACAAGCACCTTTTTGAGAACCTGGTGTTCTCGGACCCCATCTTGCACAGCAGCTTACCTGCACTCGTTGCACAGCTCAA ACACGGCACTGCCTCGCACGACTCGTACAGCGAGGACATGTACAGAAGCTTGCTGGAGAGCCACCAGCGGCTAGAGCAGGAGATGGCGAACGTGGCCTGCGAGTGGCAGGAGTGCGAGAAGAGGATTGACAACTACGTCGACGAACAG TTACTGTTCAAAGTCGAGGGCCAGAGTTTTACCAACCAAAGAACAGAGCCGCACAAGTCGCCGCTCGGGAAAAAT ACTTTAAAGACGAAGCAGCGAATGCTCAAAGAAGACTGGGAGTTCTTCAAGCAGCGGCGGTACATTGAAGAACAG TTACCGAACAATAAGAAGCTGCCTTGTGGAGACAACTTCACAGACACCATGAGAATGCTTTCGTCGCGTCTGAGTATTCCCGACTGTCCCAACTGCAACTATCGAAGAag GTGCACGTGTGACGACTGCAGCCTTTCGCATATCCTAACGTGCGGCATCATGGACTCGCCCATATCAGAGGACCTGCCCATCAAGTTGCCCATGCAGGGTGAAGCCACCCCTCAGGAGTACCTGGCCCAGGTACACCGACCCAGCCTCTCCTCTGGCAGCTCGGCGTCGGGCTCCAATTCCAGCTCCCCCATCACCGTCCAGCGGCATCCCCGACTTGTCCTCCCTGCCGGGGACAGCAACACTTT TGTCAGTGATGACGAAGAAGTGCCTCCAATGTCCGCAAAGTTCGCGGACATGTACCCAGTGAGCGCTTACCAGGACAACGGCGTGGTGACTGTCAACGGACACCGTAATGACGTTAACGGCAGTGGCGGGTTCAACACTGCACAAAACGCG TCGCCTCCTAGCAGCAGTAGCTCGTCTGAAGGCGACGTAGAGGAAGGAAGGCGGCAACAGGAGACGAATAGTCCTCCTCCGTCGTACAACCACCAGCAGCAG GTAGAGCAGGTCCAGCATGCGTGCGAGTGCCACGTGTGTAACCAGGACACAACTTCTGCCAACATCCTGGGCCCTGTCGGATGTCTTCCCTCGGGGCGACTCCACTCGGCGCCTCCCACCGCCGCTGCCGTGGGCCACCAGTTCTTCGCGGACAACAGCAAGACGACGACCAACCCCGCCCTCCACCTGTACCCGCACATCCACGGACACATACCACTGCATAACTTCTCCAGGCCGCTGCTGCACCCCACGCTTTACCCGCCCAGTCCTCCCCTCATGCACAACAAG CCTTTGCCTCCCAACTCCACAACCGACCATTCGGTAGCCACACAGCCGGCCTTCAGCCCCACGCTACCCGAGCATGTGTACCAAAACAGCTTCGGCGGTGTTGGtggaggtggcggcggcggtggcggtggcggcggtGGAGGTGGAGCAGGAGCAGGTGACTGGAACAGCTCACTGCAGTGCCTCTCGCTCAACTTTGAGAGTCTGTGGGATGCCGCCGTGATGAAAAGCTTGGATCAATCAATCAGTCAAGTGCTGCTCCCAGAGTTGCTGCAAG ATGAAATCCTGGACCCTCCCCTCGCCGACGTCCCCCTCCCGCCGACACCCGCCGGCCCCCAGGcggaccaccaccaccaccaccccctgcTGCCCTCCGCTCCTGCTTCCCACCCTTCCTCGTCATCCTCTTCGTCCCTGTCCTCGTGTTCGTCGTCAGAGGCCCGCGAGCAGAAGAAGAACGGCGCCAAGAAGAAGTGTCTGTACAACTTCCAAGAAGCCTTCCTGGAGACCAACCGGGTGACGATGGCGACGTCTGCATCCATGGCGTCCGTGTCATGCACCGCCACCACTGTCCAGTCAAGTAATAACCTACCTATCCACCTATCATCTAAAACCTCTTTAG ATGACGTATTTCACAGTTTGGGTAAAGAGGACCACCGGCAAGtctcctcagcctccctccGAAACAACCCCACCGCACTCAGCCCCCTCCCACCGCTCTCCGGCCCTTCCCTTCCGCCGGCCCCCGCCGCCCACCTCCCTGCCATAGTGCCGCAGTCGTTCCCCAAAATGGCCGCCCCAGCGCCGGACTTAGGGGAGGTCCACCCTAGTCTGTGCCTCCCGCCGGCCGAACCAGCCATTTCCTCGGTGGACGGTCCACTGAGTGCGCCGCCCAGCGTTTGCAG TGATCCTGACTGCGAGGGGCACCGCTGCGAGGGGAACAGGGCTTACGAGCACCCGGCCTACGACGGTGAGGAGAGCCAGGATGAGGACAGCTGCTCGGAACACAgctcttccacctccacctccaccaaCCAGAAGGAAGGAAAGTACTGCGACTGCTGCTACTGCGAATTCTTCGGACACGGCGGG CCCCCGGCAGCGCCAACCAGCCGCAACTACGCTGAAATGCGCGAGAAGCTGCGCCTGCGCCTGACCAAGCGCAAGGAGGAGCAGCCCAAGCGCGAGGAGCAGCAGCCGATGCCCGAACGCGAAGGCCCGGGCGGCGGCAGCGCCGGCGGCGTCGAGGACCACCGGCGGGTGGAAGACCTGCTGCAGTTCATCAACAGCGCAGACAGCAAACCGGTATCCAGCTCTAAAGCGGCCAAGCGGGCTCGCCACAAACagaagaagatggaggagaaggCCCGGCAGGAGGCCGAGGCACAGCAGGAGGAGCAGCGGAGGcggcaggaggaggaagaggcggCGCTCCAACGCGAGCTCCTCCGGCTGCAGGAGCTCCAGCAGCGACACTTGGCcgccaaaaagaagaagaaggacaaaGCCAAGGAGAATACTGCGCCTAcgccaaacaacaacaacccgcAACCCCTCAAGCAGACGGCCCAGAACGTGCTGGACCACCTGCGCAACGGCAAGTCGCAGCTCCTCCAGAACCTCATCTGCCCCAAAGACCTCCGGCCGGAACCCCGAGCCAACGGCGAGCGGGGCTTCTCCCACCTCCACAACCGCAACGCCGACGTCAAAGTCAAAGCCAAGCCCGCGGCCAAGCTCGTCAGCTGCAACCACGCTCCGGTCAAGAAAGATGCAGAAGTGCCCACCAGCGGCGGCGGGGTCAACCCGGCGGAGACCAAAGCGACGCGCACCAGGCCCGTCGAGGCGCCCGCCCCTCCCTCGGTACCCAGGAACAACAACAGGAGCACCAGCGGGAAAAGGCAGCTGAAGGAAGACCACCGGCAAAGCACGCCCGCGCCCAACCCCTTTCCATCGCCGCCTCCTCATCTTCACCCCCagcttcctcctccatcccagTCAGAACACACAGAGCAGAACGGTAAACCCCCCAGCGCGGAGTCCCCCCAGCCCAAAGGCAAAgccaagaagaacaagaagaagaagggggacAAGATGAACACATCCATAG ACGACGTGTTCCTGCCCAAAGACATAGATCTGGACAGCACTGAGATGGATGAGACTGAGCGAGAGGTGGAGTATTTCaaaag gtTCTGTTTGGACTCCGCCCGGCAGACACGACAGCGGTTGTCAATCAACTGGTCCAACTTTAGCTTGAAAAAGGCCACCTACGCAGCACACTGA